The Sedimentisphaera salicampi genome includes a region encoding these proteins:
- a CDS encoding lysophospholipid acyltransferase family protein: MAIVLELLKYPSMPGKSKRKNKRKRSAAEHYIEYLGVRFAAGVLHTLGVRRSLKLAMKIGEIMWDHYPKGRKKAVENLRSSFPEKDDEWIKQTCIKSFQHLVMLAADVFFTTKLVRRDNWREYAEFINAERAKWMMAEGKGLIMLTGHYGNFEIMGYLMGLFGFEVYSIARPIDNPYVNKWLYSVRERHGQHIINKKGAAKVMPELVKKGATLGFIADQNAGRKGIFADFFGKPASTYKSIGLLAITENLPIVVGVCRQRMGEFFFEIECGRIIMPAEWQDKDEPLKWLTQEYTSELEKLIRKAPEQYWWIHRRWKTRPEDVKRRRKTKAEEN, translated from the coding sequence TTGGCAATTGTACTGGAATTATTAAAATACCCGTCTATGCCCGGAAAAAGCAAAAGAAAGAACAAGAGAAAGCGCAGCGCTGCTGAGCATTATATCGAATATCTCGGTGTTCGGTTTGCCGCGGGGGTGCTGCATACCCTCGGTGTTCGCCGTTCGCTGAAGCTCGCTATGAAGATTGGCGAGATTATGTGGGACCATTACCCCAAAGGAAGGAAAAAGGCTGTGGAGAATCTTCGCAGCAGTTTCCCCGAGAAGGATGATGAATGGATCAAGCAAACCTGCATCAAGAGCTTTCAGCATCTTGTGATGCTTGCCGCAGACGTTTTCTTCACAACGAAGCTCGTCCGCCGCGATAATTGGCGAGAGTATGCAGAGTTTATCAACGCAGAGCGGGCAAAGTGGATGATGGCCGAAGGCAAGGGGCTTATAATGCTCACCGGCCATTACGGAAATTTCGAGATTATGGGCTATCTGATGGGACTTTTCGGCTTCGAGGTGTACAGCATTGCCCGCCCGATAGACAACCCATATGTAAATAAATGGCTCTATTCGGTACGTGAGAGGCACGGCCAGCACATAATCAACAAAAAGGGAGCGGCAAAGGTGATGCCGGAGCTGGTGAAGAAAGGGGCCACGCTGGGCTTCATTGCAGACCAAAACGCCGGCAGGAAGGGCATATTCGCTGATTTCTTCGGCAAGCCCGCAAGCACATACAAAAGCATCGGCCTGCTCGCTATAACGGAAAACCTGCCCATTGTTGTAGGCGTATGCCGGCAGCGGATGGGTGAGTTTTTCTTCGAGATCGAATGCGGGCGGATTATTATGCCTGCAGAATGGCAGGATAAAGATGAGCCGCTCAAATGGCTCACGCAGGAATATACCAGTGAGCTGGAGAAGCTTATCCGCAAGGCTCCAGAGCAGTATTGGTGGATACATCGCCGCTGGAAGACGCGGCCGGAAGACGTGAAACGAAGGCGGAAAACCAAAGCGGAGGAAAATTGA
- a CDS encoding family 43 glycosylhydrolase: MKQKSFFKLAVSAFALCGALHLFAADYKQTFVNPIYEGADPFVYKHTDGFYYFCQSEGDKGIAVWKSPKLTDKGVKRVVWKAPDTGWNTSQVWAPELHYLQGKWYIYYAADSGKNIDHRTGVLRSKTQDQQGEYEDMGIVYTGDEIETKKNNRWAIDATPLQMNGKLYLIWSGWEGYDDDIQSLYIAEMKNPWTAATNRVKMAENDTYVWEKVSEKANQRGLNEAAQILRNEDKIYVIYSCSGSWEPTYKLAQLSIEKGQDPMNPENWKKKDEPVFQGTDEVYGTGHCCFTKSPDGTEDWMMYHSKISKRHGWQRNVRIEKFGWNPDGSPDFGKPTPEGTVLQKPSGEKLPESASHFTDSFSSGRWDNWVYYGYNRFIDVRSEKLVLGINPGWGIANNYRSGEKAVIRDMLWDDFVYYAKVKVVKGGRDAGLIFRVNHPAVGYDAMKGYFAGIIPQNNIAVLGKMDGENWKELARKEIPLKQGKDYHLKVMAKGENIEFFINNEKQIEVKDDDYSSGLAGVRVIDSEAEFDNIKIRRR; the protein is encoded by the coding sequence ATGAAGCAAAAATCCTTTTTCAAGTTGGCCGTTTCGGCATTTGCCTTGTGCGGCGCATTGCATTTGTTCGCAGCTGATTACAAACAAACATTTGTAAACCCGATTTATGAAGGGGCAGACCCGTTCGTATATAAGCATACCGACGGATTTTATTATTTCTGTCAGTCTGAGGGTGATAAGGGAATCGCTGTTTGGAAATCCCCCAAGCTTACAGACAAAGGTGTTAAAAGAGTGGTCTGGAAGGCCCCGGACACCGGATGGAACACAAGCCAGGTCTGGGCGCCGGAGCTGCATTATCTTCAGGGCAAATGGTATATCTACTACGCCGCAGACAGCGGGAAAAACATCGACCACAGAACCGGCGTTCTGCGCAGCAAAACTCAAGACCAGCAGGGCGAATATGAAGATATGGGGATCGTTTACACAGGCGATGAAATTGAAACGAAGAAGAATAATCGCTGGGCGATTGATGCAACCCCGCTTCAAATGAACGGAAAGCTATATCTGATATGGTCTGGCTGGGAAGGCTATGATGATGATATTCAGTCGCTTTATATTGCCGAGATGAAAAACCCATGGACAGCCGCGACAAACCGCGTGAAGATGGCCGAGAACGATACATATGTATGGGAGAAGGTGTCTGAGAAGGCAAATCAGCGAGGGCTGAATGAAGCCGCTCAAATCCTCAGAAATGAAGATAAGATTTACGTTATATACTCGTGCAGCGGCTCTTGGGAGCCAACCTACAAGCTCGCCCAGCTTTCTATAGAAAAGGGACAGGACCCGATGAACCCTGAAAACTGGAAAAAGAAAGACGAGCCGGTTTTTCAGGGAACAGACGAAGTTTACGGCACGGGCCACTGCTGCTTTACCAAATCGCCGGATGGAACAGAGGACTGGATGATGTATCACTCCAAGATTTCCAAGCGGCACGGATGGCAGCGAAATGTGCGGATTGAGAAATTCGGCTGGAATCCAGACGGTTCTCCGGACTTCGGCAAGCCCACTCCCGAAGGCACTGTGCTGCAAAAGCCCTCAGGCGAGAAGCTGCCCGAATCGGCAAGCCATTTCACCGATTCATTCAGCTCAGGACGCTGGGATAACTGGGTTTACTACGGCTACAATCGCTTTATCGATGTGCGCAGCGAAAAATTAGTTCTCGGAATCAATCCGGGTTGGGGCATAGCCAACAACTACCGCAGCGGCGAAAAGGCGGTAATCAGGGATATGCTCTGGGATGATTTTGTCTATTATGCAAAGGTGAAGGTGGTTAAAGGCGGAAGAGATGCCGGGCTCATATTCAGGGTTAATCATCCTGCAGTGGGCTATGATGCGATGAAAGGCTATTTTGCCGGAATAATCCCGCAGAATAATATAGCAGTCCTCGGCAAGATGGACGGGGAAAACTGGAAAGAGCTTGCCCGCAAAGAAATCCCCCTAAAGCAGGGGAAAGACTATCACCTGAAAGTAATGGCGAAAGGCGAAAATATTGAGTTTTTCATCAATAATGAAAAGCAGATTGAGGTGAAAGACGATGACTATTCCAGCGGCTTGGCCGGCGTTCGGGTTATAGACAGCGAAGCAGAATTTGACAATATTAAAATCAGAAGAAGATAG
- a CDS encoding TRM11 family SAM-dependent methyltransferase — protein MPEKPNRKKSKKPVFEKPALQREVTTLWDYPSQNYAGPEQGDTSFVGATPSYVIWNLLERYTKKNDLVVDPMCGSGTTLDVARDLGRKALGYDVSPTRPDIFNVDARKLPLEDEKADFVFVDPPYSTHIDYSEDQRCIGKLHAGEDEYYQSMRQVLAEIHRVLKPGKFMGLYVCDSFELKKGFFPIGFELFSIMREKFTPADIVSVVRRNKTLEMGNYRKSADEQNFFLRGFNYLFIMQKPKKKKSPNPGKSAKRKRPAKKKYAGERNNRKTRHKYRSK, from the coding sequence ATGCCAGAAAAACCAAACAGAAAGAAAAGCAAAAAGCCCGTTTTCGAGAAGCCTGCTCTGCAGAGGGAAGTTACCACGCTCTGGGACTACCCCTCGCAAAACTACGCCGGCCCAGAGCAGGGCGATACCAGCTTCGTTGGAGCCACACCAAGCTATGTAATATGGAATCTGCTCGAGCGATATACGAAAAAGAATGATCTCGTCGTTGATCCGATGTGCGGCAGCGGAACAACGCTGGATGTAGCCCGAGACCTCGGCCGAAAAGCCCTCGGGTATGATGTAAGCCCAACTCGGCCGGATATATTCAATGTGGATGCACGCAAGCTCCCGCTGGAAGATGAGAAGGCCGATTTCGTTTTCGTAGATCCGCCATATTCCACTCACATCGACTACAGCGAAGATCAGAGGTGCATCGGCAAGCTGCACGCCGGCGAAGATGAATATTACCAATCAATGCGGCAGGTGTTAGCGGAGATTCACCGCGTTCTAAAGCCCGGCAAATTTATGGGGCTGTATGTCTGCGATTCATTTGAGCTGAAGAAGGGCTTCTTCCCGATTGGCTTCGAGCTTTTCTCAATTATGCGGGAAAAATTCACGCCGGCAGATATAGTATCCGTTGTCCGCCGAAACAAAACCCTCGAAATGGGCAACTACAGAAAATCAGCAGACGAGCAGAACTTCTTCCTCCGAGGCTTCAACTACCTCTTCATTATGCAGAAGCCCAAAAAGAAAAAATCCCCAAATCCGGGCAAATCTGCAAAACGTAAAAGACCTGCGAAGAAAAAATATGCAGGAGAGAGAAACAATAGAAAAACAAGGCATAAGTATCGCAGCAAATAG
- a CDS encoding FkbM family methyltransferase: MDLQSTWGTYKPAGGSRLLRAFVKIGLSRGSIRKKIVSKWIKDFGPIIDIESGGIKYRLNLQNNVTDRKIYLSSTKYDPEELDFLRKYCKGGVFVDIGANIGFYSLEIAKSGAKSVVSFEPNPPTLERLNYNISLNELQDKITVIPAAVGEEGELELHYSVGSLGSATVCEGDINQDISTKVVVKSLLKTLKEMGVDKIDGLKIDVEGFEDRALLPFFEKAPVEMLPKCLITEHSSREQWDTDLISSLKAIGYKVACMKKNNTVLMINN; encoded by the coding sequence ATGGATTTACAATCAACTTGGGGCACATATAAGCCTGCCGGTGGAAGCCGTTTATTAAGAGCGTTTGTTAAAATTGGCTTAAGCAGAGGCAGCATCAGAAAAAAAATCGTTAGCAAATGGATTAAAGATTTCGGCCCGATTATTGATATTGAATCTGGAGGCATTAAATACCGCTTAAACTTGCAGAATAATGTTACCGACAGGAAGATATATCTTTCTTCAACCAAATACGATCCCGAAGAGCTTGATTTTCTAAGGAAATACTGCAAAGGCGGGGTTTTTGTAGATATAGGTGCTAATATAGGATTCTATTCTTTGGAGATTGCTAAGAGCGGTGCGAAAAGTGTTGTTTCTTTCGAGCCCAACCCGCCAACTTTAGAAAGACTGAACTACAACATATCCCTCAACGAGCTTCAGGATAAGATAACCGTTATCCCTGCGGCGGTGGGGGAAGAAGGGGAGCTTGAGTTGCATTACTCAGTGGGATCGCTTGGCAGTGCAACTGTTTGCGAAGGCGACATAAATCAAGATATAAGCACCAAAGTGGTTGTTAAATCTTTGCTTAAAACTCTGAAAGAGATGGGCGTTGATAAAATTGATGGACTTAAAATTGATGTCGAAGGCTTTGAAGATAGGGCTTTGCTGCCTTTCTTTGAAAAAGCTCCAGTAGAGATGCTCCCTAAATGCCTTATAACTGAACACAGTAGCAGGGAGCAGTGGGATACGGATTTAATCAGCAGCCTGAAGGCTATAGGCTATAAAGTCGCCTGCATGAAGAAAAATAATACGGTACTGATGATTAATAATTAA
- a CDS encoding sugar transferase yields MSDFCKRLIDLLASLAALLLLWPVILLIAAAVRLESRGNPFFLQERAGKNAKPFTMIKFRTMRADVDPFGNSPKTSDDPRVTRTGRFLRETSLDELPQLVNVLKGDMSLVGPRPLYVSQIAEWNDRQKRRLEAKPGITGLAQISGRGSLTIEEKLELDVQYIETRGLITDLKILLRTFAGVFSRSDIYEKKYSQNQHTRGEK; encoded by the coding sequence TTGAGCGATTTTTGCAAAAGACTCATAGATCTGCTCGCCTCGCTTGCCGCCCTGCTTCTGCTCTGGCCTGTGATACTGCTTATTGCAGCGGCTGTTCGGCTGGAGAGCAGGGGCAATCCTTTTTTCCTGCAGGAAAGAGCCGGCAAAAACGCAAAGCCCTTTACGATGATCAAATTCCGCACAATGAGAGCCGATGTGGATCCTTTCGGCAATTCGCCCAAAACAAGCGACGACCCGCGGGTAACACGGACGGGCAGATTTCTGCGTGAAACGAGCCTTGATGAGCTGCCCCAGCTTGTGAACGTGCTCAAGGGAGATATGTCTCTGGTTGGGCCGAGGCCGCTTTATGTTTCCCAGATAGCAGAATGGAACGACAGGCAGAAACGAAGGCTTGAGGCCAAGCCCGGGATTACAGGCCTCGCGCAAATCTCCGGCAGAGGTTCGCTTACGATCGAGGAAAAGCTTGAGCTGGATGTGCAGTATATCGAAACACGAGGACTGATTACCGATTTGAAAATCCTGCTGCGAACATTTGCCGGCGTTTTCTCAAGATCGGATATATACGAAAAGAAATATTCACAGAATCAGCATACGCGGGGCGAGAAATAA
- a CDS encoding glycosyltransferase family 4 protein, translating to MRILQILPELNQGGVERGVVELSRELAARGHESFVISAGGKLAGKINAEGGKHITMDVCSKNPITAPLRTWGLRGFIKGLKPDIVHARSRVPAWMCWFALRGMKIPFVTTVHGFNSVSAYSKIMTGGDRVIYGSSAIRDFVVKNYKFDYEKLRYVPRGVDMDYFDPEKLDTDFIEAFKKQYALDGRFVISIVGRVTELKGHEDFISAVARYRKKHPEAVGLIVGRKAGNKGDYFEKLHSMTERLGGKEAFKFAGPQANVREIYAMSDLTVSAASSKPESFGRVAAEAMAMNTPVVGSRHGGTLDIIKDGQTGLLFNPRDADELAEKIETAANMSFTGLREYIDDNFSLRIMVDKELEVYHELLRGPADILT from the coding sequence ATGAGAATTCTCCAAATACTTCCAGAGCTGAATCAGGGCGGCGTTGAACGGGGCGTTGTGGAGCTGAGCCGTGAGCTCGCTGCCCGAGGGCACGAAAGCTTCGTGATAAGCGCAGGCGGCAAACTCGCGGGCAAAATAAACGCAGAGGGCGGAAAGCATATAACAATGGACGTATGCTCAAAAAACCCGATCACAGCCCCGCTTAGAACATGGGGACTGCGGGGATTTATCAAGGGGCTAAAGCCTGATATCGTGCATGCGAGGAGCCGCGTGCCTGCGTGGATGTGCTGGTTTGCCCTGAGGGGGATGAAGATTCCGTTCGTTACAACCGTGCACGGATTCAACAGCGTAAGCGCCTACAGCAAGATTATGACCGGCGGCGACAGGGTTATCTACGGCAGCAGCGCTATCAGGGATTTTGTGGTAAAGAATTATAAATTCGATTACGAAAAACTAAGATACGTTCCCCGCGGCGTGGATATGGACTACTTCGATCCTGAGAAATTGGACACGGATTTTATCGAGGCGTTCAAAAAACAGTACGCCCTTGACGGCAGATTCGTGATCTCGATTGTGGGAAGGGTTACTGAATTGAAAGGCCACGAGGATTTTATCAGCGCAGTTGCCAGATACCGGAAAAAGCACCCAGAGGCAGTGGGGCTTATCGTTGGGCGTAAGGCAGGAAATAAGGGAGACTATTTCGAAAAGCTTCACAGTATGACCGAACGGCTCGGTGGAAAAGAGGCGTTCAAATTCGCCGGCCCTCAGGCGAACGTGCGTGAGATTTACGCAATGAGCGATCTAACAGTATCAGCGGCATCAAGCAAGCCCGAATCGTTCGGCAGGGTAGCAGCCGAGGCGATGGCTATGAACACGCCCGTTGTAGGAAGCCGGCACGGCGGAACGCTCGATATCATTAAAGACGGCCAGACCGGCCTGCTCTTCAACCCCAGAGATGCCGATGAGCTCGCAGAGAAAATTGAAACTGCGGCGAATATGAGCTTCACCGGCCTGCGGGAATATATTGATGACAACTTCAGCCTCAGGATTATGGTCGATAAAGAGCTTGAGGTTTATCACGAACTCCTTAGAGGACCCGCTGATATACTTACTTGA
- a CDS encoding glycosyl transferase produces the protein MTPKEPVNIITLKWGNLYGYEYVNRLQKAVERNLSIKHNFICFTDDKTGLNNSIQPYPIPEIDLPPQPKVTGWRKLCLFRPDLPIEGICLFLDLDILILNSIDKFFDYGEDDQIPIIHNWIEPYKTILRKRPEIGNSSVFRFEANKCTFVYEQFLREKEWALENFRPPQTYLTHCIRPKMIYWPEQWVRSFKRHCRPVFPLNLLLTPKIPENASILAFHGKPDPHEALAGYRGRKLNHFSRPAKWIEDYWH, from the coding sequence ATGACTCCTAAAGAGCCGGTAAATATAATTACCCTGAAATGGGGTAATCTTTACGGATATGAATATGTAAACAGACTCCAAAAGGCTGTTGAGAGGAACTTATCCATAAAGCATAATTTTATCTGTTTCACAGACGACAAAACAGGATTGAATAATAGCATTCAGCCTTACCCAATACCAGAAATAGACCTTCCCCCGCAGCCTAAGGTTACAGGTTGGAGAAAGCTTTGCCTATTCAGGCCGGATTTACCTATAGAGGGAATCTGCCTTTTTTTAGACCTCGACATTCTTATACTGAATTCAATTGATAAATTCTTTGATTACGGCGAAGATGATCAGATACCTATAATTCACAATTGGATTGAACCTTACAAAACAATCCTCAGAAAGAGGCCAGAAATAGGAAACTCTTCAGTTTTCAGATTTGAGGCTAATAAATGCACCTTTGTTTATGAACAGTTTTTAAGAGAGAAAGAATGGGCTTTAGAGAATTTTCGACCTCCTCAAACTTATCTCACCCACTGCATAAGGCCGAAAATGATTTATTGGCCTGAGCAATGGGTACGAAGTTTCAAGAGACACTGCCGGCCTGTATTCCCTCTCAATTTGCTTCTTACCCCAAAGATCCCAGAAAATGCATCTATACTTGCTTTTCACGGCAAACCCGACCCGCACGAAGCACTAGCCGGATACAGAGGCAGAAAACTGAACCATTTTTCAAGACCAGCTAAATGGATTGAAGATTACTGGCACTAG
- a CDS encoding class I SAM-dependent methyltransferase yields the protein MKIAFAKFKRALKKISRQLRLASKEDIREINQKLDRIIYCTNCVFRHQAGLSITDSDFQLERQIVFRPEEAPKSQLTRYMFAKKIVEKNDSILDCACGVGYGSFILAEKVKIVLGVDLSEGSIEWANRFFKRDNNDFKQGDASVFKWPERFDKIVSFETIEHLEDDKKLIKNFYNHLEDGGTLICSVPNQNIRPWSRDVNKYHFRHYTTEDIRNLLETCGFKVVDILYQYPGDKIEKKQGKEGKTIVCIAKKK from the coding sequence ATGAAGATCGCATTCGCAAAATTCAAAAGAGCCCTTAAAAAAATCAGCAGACAACTTCGTCTGGCCTCAAAAGAAGATATCAGAGAAATCAACCAGAAACTCGACAGAATAATCTACTGCACCAACTGCGTTTTCAGGCACCAAGCTGGTCTTTCCATAACTGACAGCGATTTCCAACTTGAGAGACAGATAGTATTCAGGCCTGAAGAGGCACCAAAAAGCCAATTGACAAGATATATGTTTGCGAAGAAAATTGTTGAAAAGAACGATTCTATTCTGGACTGCGCCTGCGGTGTGGGTTATGGCTCTTTCATTCTTGCAGAGAAAGTGAAAATCGTTTTAGGCGTCGATCTTTCAGAAGGCAGTATTGAATGGGCTAATAGATTTTTCAAGAGAGACAACAATGATTTCAAACAAGGAGATGCTTCCGTTTTCAAGTGGCCAGAAAGGTTTGACAAAATAGTATCTTTTGAGACGATAGAGCATCTTGAAGACGACAAGAAACTAATAAAGAATTTTTATAACCACTTGGAAGACGGCGGCACACTTATCTGTTCTGTGCCCAATCAGAACATTCGGCCATGGAGCAGGGATGTTAATAAATATCATTTCAGGCATTATACCACTGAAGATATTCGCAACCTTCTCGAAACCTGCGGGTTCAAAGTTGTCGATATTTTGTACCAGTACCCGGGCGATAAAATTGAAAAAAAACAGGGAAAAGAGGGCAAGACAATAGTTTGCATAGCAAAAAAGAAGTAA
- a CDS encoding mitochondrial fission ELM1 family protein codes for MNIWIVNEGSPGHISQSRGIATEIAEKLNSGLYEVNARMTLPGILRPLIRFMGNLGYLPWPVVKASCNIGLPKGTPNPDIIISSGGKSVVPGRYFAEKYKAHYIYIGERKHYPASWFHTVLTPVQSERSHNSIILDVIPSMVSPDTAKKAADKYELPDGRYWTLIIGGRSRSHCFEDEDWLNIAEGANRLAQKNNIKWLVTTSRRTGEKAEKILRSNINTQHIQKAVWWSENPEKCVQAFLGKAEFAFVTQDSVTMITEAVSSGTPTVAIRPLRTAFDSRSFLVEYYHNLDEKKLIIPKNCSDFGGYNCDIGDFEICNPKVIQEKISKAVLKRISAV; via the coding sequence TTGAATATTTGGATTGTAAATGAGGGCAGCCCAGGGCATATATCTCAATCAAGGGGTATTGCAACGGAGATAGCTGAAAAGCTTAATTCTGGGCTTTATGAAGTAAATGCCAGAATGACTTTGCCTGGCATCCTAAGGCCTCTCATAAGATTTATGGGTAATCTTGGTTATTTGCCGTGGCCGGTTGTGAAAGCTTCTTGCAATATTGGCTTGCCAAAAGGAACACCCAATCCCGATATTATAATTTCAAGCGGCGGTAAAAGCGTTGTTCCGGGAAGATACTTTGCAGAAAAGTACAAAGCTCACTATATTTATATAGGAGAGCGAAAACATTATCCGGCGTCGTGGTTCCATACTGTGCTTACCCCGGTACAAAGTGAGCGAAGCCATAACAGTATTATACTAGATGTTATACCTTCAATGGTTTCCCCTGATACGGCAAAAAAAGCTGCTGATAAATATGAACTTCCAGATGGTCGTTATTGGACGCTTATAATAGGAGGCCGTTCCAGAAGTCACTGTTTTGAAGATGAAGACTGGCTTAATATTGCCGAAGGTGCGAACCGACTTGCTCAAAAAAACAATATAAAATGGCTTGTTACCACTTCGCGTCGTACGGGCGAGAAGGCTGAAAAAATTCTGCGGAGCAATATAAATACGCAGCATATTCAAAAAGCGGTTTGGTGGTCAGAGAATCCTGAAAAATGTGTGCAGGCATTTTTGGGAAAAGCAGAATTTGCATTCGTTACTCAAGACAGTGTAACAATGATAACGGAGGCCGTTTCTTCAGGAACACCGACGGTTGCTATAAGGCCATTAAGGACAGCTTTTGATAGCCGGAGCTTTTTAGTGGAATATTATCATAATTTAGATGAAAAAAAACTGATAATCCCAAAAAATTGTTCAGATTTCGGGGGCTACAATTGTGATATTGGCGATTTTGAAATATGTAATCCTAAGGTAATACAGGAAAAAATTTCAAAAGCAGTTTTAAAGAGAATTTCTGCTGTTTGA
- a CDS encoding PEP-CTERM sorting domain-containing protein has product MVILLAVVALLCNVAHAEFIEINLNFGDTVQDTFPDSDDLRMEFGQVGSYTNGSTIDIYATLEADAPWSSNNPSNNGSVSDDIRVQVENGSSVELTLNLWSDDTYETAFSPSGDYEWMLGFYDIDGTSSGTADILTLKTAGTYTVTQDTFLAIDDSDPAQPIFDGSDAEGNIPGELGIVPPLTEDQADVAVLYTLQNTNSVSFAYEVTEGGDTGRNLLVDGGSLRGALDAFDPVTVTIPEPATMALLGIGGLFSLRRKRSS; this is encoded by the coding sequence GTGGTTATCCTACTGGCAGTTGTTGCACTGCTTTGCAATGTTGCTCATGCAGAGTTCATTGAGATAAACTTAAACTTTGGCGACACAGTACAGGATACTTTCCCAGACTCAGACGACCTTAGAATGGAATTTGGGCAGGTTGGCAGTTACACTAATGGATCAACAATCGATATATACGCAACACTTGAAGCAGACGCTCCGTGGTCAAGCAACAATCCATCCAATAATGGCTCTGTAAGCGACGACATCAGGGTTCAGGTAGAAAACGGTTCATCTGTAGAGCTTACGTTGAATCTATGGTCGGATGATACTTACGAAACAGCATTCTCTCCCAGTGGTGATTACGAATGGATGCTCGGATTTTATGACATTGACGGAACGAGTAGTGGAACTGCTGATATATTAACCTTGAAAACGGCGGGTACTTACACAGTTACGCAAGATACCTTTTTGGCTATAGATGACAGCGACCCCGCTCAGCCCATATTCGATGGCTCAGACGCTGAAGGAAATATACCTGGAGAGTTAGGGATTGTGCCTCCCCTCACAGAGGATCAAGCAGATGTTGCCGTACTCTACACACTGCAGAACACAAATTCAGTGAGCTTTGCATATGAAGTAACAGAGGGTGGAGATACTGGTAGAAATCTTCTTGTTGACGGAGGTTCTTTGAGAGGAGCATTAGATGCTTTTGACCCTGTTACTGTAACAATTCCCGAACCAGCAACAATGGCCTTGCTTGGAATCGGCGGATTGTTCTCTCTTAGAAGAAAACGCTCAAGCTGA